Proteins encoded by one window of Candidatus Sumerlaea chitinivorans:
- a CDS encoding Transamidase GatB domain protein — protein sequence MDIKTQIQKDRIEALKLGQTQRKATLDYILGEIQKKEKDPNAKGDVAVAVIKAYIKSLREFIDAHRSERPEVCRQYEEEIELLTNYLPRQLSEAELRAEIEALRASGVEKKGLIIKALKEKHGAAVDGKLASEILDSMGIR from the coding sequence ATGGATATCAAAACACAAATCCAAAAGGACAGGATCGAGGCCTTGAAGCTCGGCCAAACCCAGCGCAAGGCCACGCTCGATTACATTCTTGGTGAAATTCAAAAAAAGGAAAAGGACCCCAATGCCAAAGGCGATGTGGCGGTCGCGGTGATCAAAGCTTATATCAAGTCGCTCCGAGAGTTCATTGATGCTCATCGCTCAGAGCGCCCGGAAGTGTGCCGGCAATACGAAGAGGAAATCGAGCTTCTCACGAACTATTTGCCCCGCCAACTGTCCGAGGCTGAACTTCGAGCCGAGATCGAGGCATTGCGTGCCAGCGGGGTGGAAAAGAAGGGGCTGATTATTAAGGCTCTGAAGGAGAAGCATGGCGCCGCCGTGGACGGCAAACTCGCGTCCGAGATCCTTGACTCAATGGGGATACGCTAA
- a CDS encoding Signal peptidase I, producing MIQTRDREVDRSDIPSDRGWSPASERAQERGGILVHLREWLDALIFAFVLAMFIRTFAVELFKIPSGSMSPTLLGDYVAEGVAVDETAQPRRYLLIWERGTNLVQVFRKDESSGRYQYQGKRDRRNLGYLRDLFERDLHLEEHHICVNKFAYWFTKPERGDIVIFRVPFRKQPSTYTRNGHTFTVQAYNRYQGVYVKRAVAFDGEHVEIDRDRRLVINGETVTTPEFFRYQRYDIPETLTYSVDVPQGQLLVFGDNTANSYDSRYWGGLPYENLRGKAFFRYRPFPNKVGFLNHW from the coding sequence TTGATTCAAACGCGCGACCGAGAAGTGGACAGATCAGACATTCCAAGCGACCGCGGGTGGTCCCCCGCAAGCGAACGGGCTCAAGAACGTGGGGGAATCCTCGTGCATTTGCGCGAGTGGCTCGACGCACTCATCTTTGCGTTCGTGCTGGCCATGTTCATCCGAACGTTTGCGGTCGAGCTGTTCAAAATTCCCTCTGGCTCAATGAGTCCAACTCTCCTGGGCGATTATGTGGCCGAAGGCGTTGCCGTGGATGAAACGGCTCAACCTCGGCGATACCTTTTGATCTGGGAGCGCGGAACCAATCTCGTGCAAGTATTCCGTAAGGACGAATCGTCCGGTCGTTATCAGTATCAAGGGAAACGAGACCGTCGGAATCTCGGTTATCTTCGCGATCTCTTTGAGCGCGATCTTCACTTGGAAGAACACCATATTTGTGTGAACAAGTTTGCCTACTGGTTTACCAAGCCTGAGCGCGGCGACATTGTGATCTTTCGTGTGCCGTTTCGCAAGCAGCCCTCCACGTACACACGCAATGGTCACACCTTTACAGTGCAAGCGTACAACCGTTACCAAGGCGTCTACGTGAAGCGAGCGGTGGCCTTTGATGGCGAACATGTAGAAATTGATCGTGATCGGCGGCTGGTGATTAATGGCGAGACTGTAACGACACCGGAGTTTTTCCGCTATCAACGTTACGACATTCCGGAGACACTCACGTACTCAGTGGACGTTCCGCAGGGCCAATTGTTGGTCTTTGGCGACAATACCGCCAACAGCTACGACAGCCGCTACTGGGGCGGGTTGCCCTACGAAAACTTGCGTGGGAAAGCGTTTTTCCGATACCGACCATTTCCGAATAAAGTGGGATTCTTGAATCACTGGTAA
- a CDS encoding Aldehyde dehydrogenase B, whose protein sequence is MTKTGSKKRRFACFINGKWVKEGSNGTFENINPADTRDVVGIFPACGPEEVEEAVAAAKEEYQRWRLVPAPKRAEIIRNAANLLIKHKERIARQMTREMGKILDETRGDVQEGIDTGFYAAGEGRRLFGDTVPCELPNKFGMSVRMPIGVCGMITPWNFPMAIPTWKIFPALVCGNTVVFKPATDTPATAVELVEILLEAGLPPKAINLVTGSGSSVGNAIVDHPDVAVISFTGSTEVGKKINERAGARLKRVSLELGGKNAQIVMDDADLELALEGVLWGAFGTTGQRCTATSRLILHKKIHDKFVEKLIERAKKIRVGNGLDPKTQMGPCINKAQRDVVKRYVEIGIHEDKAELVLGGHELTKGEYAYGWFFEPTIFIKVKPKMRIAQEEIFGPVLSVLRVNDLEEAIRVLNDTQYGLSSSIYTRDVNAAFRAIRDIEAGITYINGPTIGAEVQLPFGGMKGTGNGHREASHTVLDIFTEWKSVYVDYSGKLQRAQIDVQAG, encoded by the coding sequence ATGACCAAAACCGGATCGAAGAAACGACGCTTTGCCTGCTTTATCAACGGCAAGTGGGTAAAAGAGGGAAGCAACGGGACCTTTGAAAATATCAATCCAGCCGACACGCGAGACGTCGTGGGGATCTTCCCTGCCTGTGGCCCCGAAGAGGTCGAAGAAGCAGTCGCCGCAGCAAAGGAAGAATATCAACGCTGGCGGCTCGTGCCAGCGCCAAAACGTGCCGAGATCATCCGAAACGCCGCAAATTTGCTCATCAAACACAAAGAACGTATCGCACGCCAGATGACCCGTGAAATGGGTAAGATTCTCGATGAGACTCGGGGCGACGTCCAAGAGGGCATTGACACGGGCTTTTACGCAGCCGGTGAAGGCCGCCGTCTTTTCGGCGACACCGTGCCGTGCGAGCTGCCGAACAAGTTTGGGATGAGCGTGCGCATGCCAATTGGGGTCTGCGGAATGATTACGCCTTGGAATTTCCCAATGGCGATCCCGACATGGAAAATTTTTCCAGCACTGGTCTGCGGCAACACGGTGGTTTTCAAGCCAGCCACCGATACGCCAGCAACGGCGGTTGAACTCGTTGAAATCCTCTTGGAAGCCGGGCTTCCCCCCAAAGCCATCAATTTAGTGACAGGATCCGGAAGCTCCGTCGGCAACGCAATCGTCGACCATCCTGACGTTGCTGTTATTAGCTTCACGGGTTCCACCGAGGTCGGCAAGAAGATCAACGAGCGCGCGGGGGCCCGGCTCAAACGAGTATCGCTCGAACTTGGAGGGAAAAACGCCCAAATCGTGATGGACGACGCAGATTTGGAGCTGGCGCTCGAAGGTGTCCTGTGGGGTGCGTTCGGCACCACGGGCCAACGCTGCACCGCCACCTCTCGGCTCATCCTGCACAAGAAAATCCATGACAAGTTCGTCGAAAAACTGATCGAACGCGCAAAGAAAATTCGTGTGGGCAACGGGCTAGATCCCAAAACCCAGATGGGCCCATGCATCAACAAAGCCCAGCGCGACGTGGTCAAACGCTACGTTGAGATCGGCATTCACGAGGATAAGGCGGAGCTGGTACTGGGTGGCCACGAACTGACGAAAGGCGAGTACGCGTACGGTTGGTTCTTCGAGCCGACGATCTTCATTAAAGTGAAGCCCAAAATGCGAATCGCACAGGAGGAGATCTTTGGTCCTGTCCTCTCGGTGCTTCGAGTCAATGATTTGGAAGAGGCGATTCGCGTCTTGAACGACACGCAGTACGGCCTCAGCTCCTCAATTTACACGCGCGACGTGAACGCTGCATTCCGAGCGATCCGCGATATTGAGGCGGGAATTACCTATATCAATGGGCCAACGATCGGCGCTGAAGTGCAGCTACCCTTCGGTGGGATGAAAGGGACTGGAAATGGGCATCGCGAGGCAAGCCATACCGTCCTCGACATCTTCACCGAGTGGAAGTCCGTGTACGTAGACTACAGCGGCAAACTCCAGCGCGCACAGATTGACGTCCAAGCGGGATAA
- a CDS encoding gliding motility protein MglA yields MPIINYRAREINCKIVYCGPSLGGKTTNIKAIHAALPAQHRSDLQIIDTADERTLFFDYFSLNVAQIRGMRARFLVYGVPGQDYYRATRKMVLQGVDGIVFVADSDATRLQDNIASLADMKALLVEHGYDYATIPLVFQFNKRDLPNILSVDELNRALNDRGVPSFEAIAIQSVGVVETFKAICAAVVTKLNEDLHAKT; encoded by the coding sequence ATGCCGATCATCAATTATCGCGCCCGTGAGATAAACTGCAAAATCGTTTACTGCGGCCCCAGTTTGGGCGGGAAAACCACGAACATCAAAGCCATTCATGCGGCGTTGCCTGCGCAGCATCGGAGTGATTTGCAGATCATTGACACAGCGGATGAGCGGACACTGTTTTTCGACTATTTCTCGCTCAATGTTGCGCAGATCCGGGGTATGCGAGCCCGATTCCTTGTGTATGGTGTGCCCGGACAAGATTACTACCGCGCTACTCGCAAGATGGTCTTGCAAGGGGTCGACGGAATTGTGTTTGTTGCAGACTCCGACGCAACGCGTCTTCAGGACAACATCGCAAGTCTTGCCGACATGAAGGCGTTGCTGGTGGAGCACGGCTACGACTATGCCACCATCCCGCTGGTGTTTCAGTTCAACAAGCGAGATTTGCCCAATATCCTGAGTGTGGACGAACTTAACCGTGCACTCAACGATCGTGGAGTTCCTTCCTTCGAGGCGATTGCAATTCAGTCGGTGGGGGTTGTCGAAACTTTCAAGGCGATCTGCGCAGCCGTGGTCACGAAACTCAATGAGGATCTTCACGCCAAGACCTGA
- a CDS encoding Transcriptional regulator, AsnC family, producing the protein MKRKILELLRQDARLTREQLARRVGATPEEVDTLIRELERSRAIYGYTALVNYEAAGEELVEAVIEVHVTPKRGEGFDGIAKRIYNFPEVRSLYLMSGGSDFLVFMEAASLKEIAKFVTEKLATMDGVKETQTHFLLKKYKQDGVALDGEEPVERLSVTP; encoded by the coding sequence ATGAAAAGGAAAATTCTCGAACTCTTGCGACAGGATGCGCGATTGACGCGCGAGCAGTTAGCGCGCCGAGTTGGAGCGACACCGGAAGAAGTTGATACCTTAATCCGCGAGCTGGAACGCTCCCGCGCTATCTACGGTTACACTGCCCTGGTAAACTACGAAGCTGCCGGAGAAGAACTGGTCGAAGCTGTCATTGAGGTCCACGTCACGCCCAAACGCGGGGAAGGATTCGACGGCATTGCCAAGCGCATCTACAATTTCCCCGAGGTGCGCTCCCTTTACCTGATGTCAGGTGGCTCAGATTTCCTCGTGTTCATGGAAGCAGCCTCCCTCAAAGAGATTGCGAAATTTGTGACTGAGAAACTCGCCACCATGGATGGCGTGAAGGAGACGCAGACGCATTTTCTCCTAAAAAAATATAAGCAGGACGGCGTTGCCCTTGACGGCGAGGAGCCAGTCGAGCGCCTGTCAGTTACACCGTGA
- a CDS encoding putative glycosyltransferase, translating into MRVIRFPVRRGDMTRYVHYSVRLDRGEELSDEEEEDLIANSINSEALCEFISAHRNEYAFFFLPYLYGTTYYGIRAAGRNHAYLIPCLHNEPFAYLKIMQEMFERSRGLLFLSPPERDLASALYPIIDKPSLILGGGVNSDVIGDASAFRERFGIEEPFALFVGRKVPGKGADLLVRYFSRYLELYPKEECRLVLIGKGDLEIPKGLRERIVDLQVDSPTDVYNAMAACQVFIQPSFFESFSLVLMEAWLNSRPVLVNGQCEVTLYHVHAANGGLYFTDFGEFVETFRYLWEFPLVASALGKSGKRYVEENYLWPNVARRFHRYVERLLR; encoded by the coding sequence GTGCGCGTGATCCGTTTTCCAGTGCGTCGTGGCGACATGACGCGATACGTCCACTATTCGGTGCGACTGGATCGTGGCGAAGAACTCTCGGACGAGGAAGAAGAGGACCTGATCGCGAACAGCATCAATAGCGAGGCTCTTTGCGAGTTCATCTCAGCTCATCGAAATGAGTACGCATTCTTCTTCCTGCCCTACCTCTATGGTACCACCTACTACGGCATCCGCGCAGCCGGCCGCAACCACGCCTATCTCATCCCCTGTCTGCATAACGAACCCTTTGCGTACCTCAAGATTATGCAGGAGATGTTCGAGCGCTCACGGGGTTTGCTCTTCCTAAGTCCCCCCGAGCGAGATCTTGCGTCGGCCTTGTATCCGATCATTGACAAGCCGTCGCTAATCCTTGGCGGAGGCGTGAATTCGGACGTCATTGGGGATGCGTCCGCTTTTCGTGAGCGATTCGGGATCGAGGAGCCATTCGCGCTGTTTGTGGGGCGGAAAGTCCCCGGCAAAGGCGCCGACCTGCTCGTGCGCTACTTCAGCCGCTACCTCGAGCTTTATCCGAAAGAGGAATGCAGGTTGGTTTTGATTGGGAAAGGTGATCTGGAGATCCCAAAAGGGCTGCGGGAGCGCATCGTAGATCTTCAGGTGGACTCCCCCACCGATGTCTACAACGCGATGGCAGCCTGCCAAGTCTTTATCCAACCAAGCTTTTTCGAGTCGTTCTCGCTTGTCCTGATGGAAGCTTGGCTGAACTCGCGGCCGGTGCTTGTGAATGGTCAATGCGAGGTGACCCTGTATCACGTCCACGCTGCAAATGGTGGTTTGTACTTCACAGATTTTGGGGAATTCGTGGAAACCTTCCGTTATCTTTGGGAGTTTCCCCTGGTAGCCTCGGCGCTGGGAAAATCTGGCAAACGCTACGTAGAAGAGAATTATCTCTGGCCCAACGTAGCCCGGCGCTTTCATCGGTATGTCGAGCGCTTATTGCGGTAG
- a CDS encoding Cytochrome c nitrite reductase subunit NrfH, whose translation MRSKLLVLILTAATVGVCAGIGIYVFWYARGSSYLTNDPQACANCHVMRDHFDAWVKSSHHLVAVCNDCHTPHNPVGKWTVKAINGWNHSVAFTTQRFHEPIQITAMNLAVTENACRRCHAEIVEQIDSHPGVVKGQSDKLSCIKCHKSVGHME comes from the coding sequence ATGCGGTCAAAACTCTTAGTGCTAATTTTAACAGCAGCGACTGTGGGAGTGTGCGCTGGAATCGGCATTTACGTGTTCTGGTATGCCCGAGGCAGCTCCTACCTCACGAATGATCCCCAAGCATGTGCCAACTGCCATGTGATGCGAGACCACTTCGATGCATGGGTAAAATCCAGTCATCATCTCGTTGCCGTCTGCAACGACTGCCATACCCCCCATAATCCTGTCGGCAAGTGGACCGTCAAAGCGATCAACGGATGGAACCACTCGGTTGCGTTCACCACGCAGCGCTTTCATGAGCCAATTCAAATAACGGCGATGAATCTCGCCGTCACGGAAAATGCGTGCCGCAGGTGTCACGCTGAAATCGTCGAGCAAATCGACTCGCATCCCGGCGTCGTGAAGGGGCAGTCGGACAAACTATCGTGCATCAAATGCCATAAGTCGGTTGGTCACATGGAATGA
- a CDS encoding Cytochrome c nitrite reductase subunit NrfA, protein MKSEKQATNTNENAWPWSRIAKVLILTSVVSALVAFGLTALLINIFERKQEAKNPFFRVVELTDDTGDPAIWGKNFPQQYDLYKRTTDMVRTRFGGSEAMPRTPTEADPRSVVAQSKLEEDPRLKIMWAGYAFSRDYREERGHAYMLEDQMFTERQKVAPQPGACLHCHASMYIPYKKVGDGDIMKGFAILNKLPYPEAKAKADEVMAKLNDKLHPVACIDCHDPNTMQLRITRPAFINGIRALKEHQGVKDYDVNKMATRQEMRAYVCAQCHVEYYFKGPDKQLTYPWHDGIKADEILAYYDRIGFKDWTHKETSAPALKAQHPEFELWSQGVHARAGVACADCHMPYKRVGAMKISDHHVRSPLLNIANACQTCHKFPEEELKARAEQIQERTAFLRNVAMDALMDLIADLKAARAAGLSDEQLSAALMCQRRAQFLLDFVESENSTGFHAPQEAARVLGLSLDYSRQGQVAVRSLIQLPNQKGARATTSTLTTAELPAPPTAPSREPSRWQIAGLRW, encoded by the coding sequence ATGAAATCGGAAAAACAGGCAACGAACACGAATGAGAACGCATGGCCGTGGTCGCGAATTGCCAAGGTGCTCATTCTGACCAGTGTGGTGAGCGCTCTGGTGGCATTTGGGCTTACGGCGTTGCTTATAAACATTTTTGAGCGCAAGCAGGAGGCGAAAAACCCATTTTTCCGGGTGGTGGAACTCACTGACGACACCGGCGACCCAGCAATTTGGGGCAAGAATTTTCCCCAGCAATACGACCTTTACAAGCGAACAACCGATATGGTGCGGACGCGCTTCGGGGGAAGTGAGGCGATGCCGCGGACGCCAACCGAGGCGGATCCGCGGAGTGTGGTTGCGCAGTCAAAGCTGGAAGAAGATCCTCGGTTGAAAATCATGTGGGCCGGCTACGCCTTCTCCCGCGATTACCGCGAGGAGCGGGGCCATGCCTACATGCTCGAAGACCAAATGTTCACCGAACGCCAAAAGGTGGCGCCGCAACCGGGGGCCTGTCTCCACTGTCATGCCTCCATGTACATTCCGTATAAGAAAGTCGGCGATGGAGACATTATGAAAGGTTTCGCAATCCTCAACAAGTTGCCTTACCCAGAGGCAAAAGCCAAGGCGGACGAGGTTATGGCCAAGCTCAACGATAAGCTCCACCCGGTGGCGTGCATTGATTGCCATGATCCCAACACTATGCAACTCCGTATCACACGGCCTGCCTTCATCAATGGAATCCGGGCGCTGAAAGAGCATCAGGGCGTCAAGGACTACGACGTAAATAAGATGGCCACTCGCCAAGAAATGCGTGCGTACGTGTGTGCCCAATGCCACGTCGAGTATTATTTCAAAGGACCGGATAAGCAGCTTACCTACCCATGGCATGACGGAATTAAGGCGGATGAGATTCTTGCCTATTACGATCGAATTGGATTCAAGGACTGGACCCACAAGGAGACCAGTGCCCCTGCGCTTAAGGCCCAGCATCCCGAATTCGAGCTGTGGAGCCAAGGGGTTCATGCTCGCGCGGGCGTAGCCTGTGCGGATTGCCACATGCCATATAAGCGGGTGGGCGCCATGAAGATTAGCGATCACCACGTGCGGAGCCCACTGCTAAATATCGCAAATGCATGCCAGACGTGCCACAAGTTCCCCGAGGAAGAGCTGAAAGCGCGGGCTGAGCAGATTCAGGAGCGGACGGCTTTCCTGCGCAATGTGGCTATGGATGCGTTGATGGACCTGATTGCTGATTTGAAGGCAGCTCGCGCAGCGGGATTATCGGACGAGCAACTGTCGGCCGCTCTGATGTGCCAACGCCGTGCCCAGTTCTTGCTCGACTTTGTGGAATCCGAAAACTCCACCGGCTTCCATGCCCCCCAGGAAGCGGCACGCGTCCTTGGTCTATCGCTTGACTATTCGCGCCAAGGCCAAGTCGCCGTCCGAAGCCTCATTCAACTGCCGAATCAAAAAGGAGCTCGAGCAACAACCTCCACCCTAACGACAGCGGAACTTCCCGCTCCTCCGACGGCCCCCTCGCGCGAGCCGAGCCGTTGGCAGATTGCTGGACTACGATGGTGA
- a CDS encoding Zinc ABC transporter, inner membrane permease protein ZnuB, translating to MIQALTDLFQFQFWRYAIAGGLAIALVCSVLSVYVVLRRMAFIGQGISHAAFGGIALGIYFFAGTAHAILGIYATALAFCLVVAWLIAATTRESRVSEDSAIGIFFVVAMALGVIFFKAARGYNQDAMSYLFGSVLALTRTDLWLIYGLGTLVLVPLILFQKQLLYYCFDMQMAEVSGVPVRFLHYLLLTLITITIVISVRLVGIILVSAFLVLPGATAHLLARRFAGMLGASVLLGLGTTLLGLVISCVTDLPAGATIVLIQFAVFLVVFALHRLRYRHVA from the coding sequence GTGATTCAGGCGCTAACCGATCTATTTCAATTTCAATTCTGGCGCTATGCGATTGCCGGTGGCTTGGCAATTGCGCTGGTATGCAGCGTCTTGTCGGTATACGTCGTCTTGCGCCGCATGGCCTTCATCGGCCAAGGCATCTCGCATGCAGCTTTTGGCGGCATTGCACTGGGCATCTACTTCTTTGCAGGCACAGCCCATGCGATCCTCGGCATTTATGCCACAGCTCTTGCCTTCTGCTTGGTCGTGGCGTGGCTGATTGCTGCAACCACGCGTGAGTCACGAGTTTCGGAGGATAGCGCGATTGGTATTTTTTTCGTCGTTGCGATGGCTTTGGGCGTCATTTTCTTCAAGGCTGCCCGCGGCTATAACCAAGACGCGATGAGTTATCTCTTCGGTAGCGTGCTCGCCCTCACGCGCACAGATTTGTGGCTCATCTACGGACTCGGCACACTCGTCCTGGTGCCCCTGATCCTTTTTCAAAAGCAGCTTCTCTACTATTGCTTCGACATGCAGATGGCCGAAGTAAGCGGCGTGCCGGTACGCTTTCTCCACTACCTGCTTTTGACCCTTATTACAATTACGATTGTCATCTCGGTGCGTTTGGTAGGGATCATTCTGGTGAGCGCTTTTCTTGTTCTGCCAGGGGCGACTGCTCACTTGCTCGCCAGACGATTTGCTGGGATGCTCGGGGCAAGTGTGCTACTCGGACTAGGCACAACTTTGCTTGGGTTAGTCATTTCTTGCGTGACGGACTTGCCGGCGGGGGCGACCATTGTCCTGATCCAGTTTGCCGTGTTCCTCGTCGTTTTTGCTCTCCACCGGCTGCGATATCGGCATGTGGCCTGA
- a CDS encoding Aspartate aminotransferase gives MTRTATSLHDKIAHHVAALPPSGIRRFFELVLATEGVISLGVGEPDFQTPWTIREEAIYQLERGRTTYTSNYGLRELRVELSKWLGEHYGLRYDPDREIVITVGGSEAIDIALRAILNPGEEVIVVEPCYVSYAPTVALAGGVPVSCPTYQRNGFRLDFDELQALITPRTKALIVNYPNNPTGATLRRPDLERLATVAADYDLLVLSDEIYAELTYEGAHVSLGALPGMKERTLLVSGFSKAFAMTGWRIGYLCGPEELISAMVKIHQYTILCAPTISQFAALEALRDASEDTLAMRAEYERRRNFIVNAFNELGLTTLMPEGAFYAFANIQSTGLSSEEFCTQLLHAQKVAVVPGTAFGACGEGFIRASYATAFEKLEQAVERVARFLGK, from the coding sequence ATGACTCGCACGGCAACTTCCCTTCATGATAAAATTGCGCACCATGTGGCCGCGCTTCCACCCTCAGGAATTCGCCGGTTCTTCGAGCTCGTACTGGCTACGGAAGGTGTGATTTCGCTTGGGGTAGGAGAACCTGATTTCCAGACGCCTTGGACGATTCGCGAAGAGGCAATCTACCAGCTGGAACGCGGCCGAACGACCTACACAAGCAACTACGGACTGCGCGAACTTCGTGTGGAGCTTTCAAAGTGGCTTGGTGAGCACTATGGGCTGCGCTACGATCCAGACCGCGAGATCGTGATCACTGTGGGCGGCAGCGAGGCAATTGATATTGCCCTTCGAGCCATACTCAACCCGGGCGAAGAAGTCATCGTCGTCGAGCCCTGCTACGTTTCCTACGCGCCAACGGTGGCTTTGGCTGGCGGAGTTCCGGTATCTTGCCCCACTTATCAACGAAACGGATTTCGCCTTGATTTCGATGAGCTTCAAGCGCTCATCACACCGCGGACTAAGGCACTCATCGTCAACTACCCCAACAACCCCACTGGGGCGACACTTCGCCGGCCCGATCTCGAGCGTTTGGCCACGGTAGCCGCGGACTACGACCTGCTGGTGTTGAGCGACGAAATTTATGCTGAACTTACGTACGAAGGCGCGCATGTTTCACTGGGGGCGCTTCCCGGAATGAAAGAGCGTACGCTACTTGTCTCGGGATTCTCCAAGGCCTTCGCGATGACGGGATGGCGCATTGGCTACCTGTGTGGACCCGAGGAACTTATCTCGGCAATGGTGAAGATCCACCAATACACCATCCTCTGTGCGCCCACAATTTCGCAATTTGCTGCGCTGGAAGCTCTGCGCGATGCCTCTGAGGACACCCTCGCCATGCGTGCAGAGTATGAGCGACGCAGGAACTTTATCGTCAATGCCTTCAACGAGCTCGGCCTCACCACCCTGATGCCTGAAGGGGCATTTTACGCCTTTGCAAACATTCAAAGCACAGGGCTGAGCAGCGAGGAGTTCTGCACCCAACTTTTGCATGCGCAAAAAGTGGCTGTTGTGCCCGGAACGGCTTTCGGGGCATGTGGGGAAGGGTTCATCCGCGCAAGCTATGCGACGGCCTTCGAGAAGCTTGAACAAGCAGTGGAGCGCGTGGCACGTTTCCTTGGCAAGTGA
- a CDS encoding FKBP-type peptidyl-prolyl cis-trans isomerase, with the protein MIQRVVWGILALLVSTSFCWAEDETTVPVYTLSQALAAVQMDTSACVVLDSGVAYQDVRVGNGPEPRQGEMVGLHYSGKIVQSGKLIDESRTKLVPVPLRLEWKPGKLIPGLYEGMIGMRLGGRRLVLIPPAQGYGDAGAPPSIPPKSWLFFDVELVEVFPPDLIQAQQQTTQPVSEE; encoded by the coding sequence ATGATACAGCGCGTGGTATGGGGCATCCTTGCCCTACTTGTTTCCACGTCTTTTTGTTGGGCAGAGGATGAGACAACCGTTCCCGTTTACACTCTCTCGCAGGCACTGGCGGCTGTTCAGATGGACACTTCCGCGTGCGTTGTCCTCGATAGCGGAGTCGCCTACCAGGATGTGCGAGTCGGAAACGGACCCGAACCACGGCAGGGCGAAATGGTCGGCCTCCACTATTCCGGAAAGATCGTTCAGTCGGGCAAACTCATTGATGAATCGCGGACGAAACTCGTTCCCGTTCCTCTTCGCCTCGAGTGGAAGCCGGGAAAGCTTATTCCCGGACTCTACGAGGGGATGATCGGGATGCGGCTCGGCGGGAGACGCCTTGTGCTGATCCCTCCGGCTCAGGGGTACGGTGACGCTGGGGCGCCCCCAAGCATTCCGCCGAAATCGTGGTTATTCTTCGACGTCGAACTGGTCGAGGTTTTTCCACCAGATTTGATACAGGCGCAGCAGCAAACGACCCAGCCGGTTTCGGAAGAATAG